A genomic region of Lysinibacillus sp. 2017 contains the following coding sequences:
- a CDS encoding DNA-deoxyinosine glycosylase, translated as MQPIQNVLPPIVDEKTQVLVIGSMPGKQSLDKQQYYGNPRNHFWPIVGQLFETEIPKHYEDRIELLRSKGIGLWDSIESCERQGSLDATIKNEIPNDFEALFKHFPQIQLVLFNGGKSFDVFKKKVGLSLLEGRYFEKMPSTSPIPGKNIKSFDEKVEAWSILKNYLEK; from the coding sequence ATGCAACCGATTCAAAACGTGTTACCGCCAATTGTAGATGAAAAAACACAAGTTTTAGTTATTGGATCCATGCCTGGAAAGCAGTCATTAGACAAACAGCAATATTACGGCAACCCGCGTAATCATTTTTGGCCGATTGTCGGACAGCTTTTTGAAACAGAAATACCCAAACACTATGAAGATCGGATTGAGTTACTACGTTCAAAAGGCATTGGTTTATGGGATTCCATTGAAAGCTGTGAACGACAAGGTAGCCTAGATGCAACGATTAAAAATGAAATTCCTAATGATTTCGAAGCTCTTTTCAAACATTTCCCGCAAATTCAGCTCGTGTTATTTAACGGGGGCAAAAGCTTCGACGTGTTTAAAAAGAAGGTTGGGCTATCTCTTTTAGAAGGGCGATATTTTGAAAAAATGCCTTCGACAAGCCCCATTCCAGGAAAGAATATTAAATCGTTTGATGAAAAGGTAGAAGCGTGGAGCATACTAAAAAATTATTTAGAAAAATAA
- a CDS encoding fructose-2,6-bisphosphatase, translated as MKKLFSIVLFLMLALAACGTEKEKIDNSTQGTDNTQQTIILYKSDADAVHTMPFEVPLEGNEGNLIPFIFSKVNEYDVELLDYTLEDNDTGLALNLGGNVYTIQGSTGAGMFVETLARSYFENLKDLQQITFIYEGSYESILDHMKIGEPYTRQDFDL; from the coding sequence ATGAAAAAATTATTTTCGATAGTTCTATTTTTGATGTTGGCACTTGCAGCTTGTGGCACAGAGAAAGAAAAAATAGATAATTCAACGCAAGGAACCGACAATACGCAACAAACAATTATTTTATATAAATCAGATGCGGACGCGGTGCACACAATGCCGTTTGAAGTGCCGCTTGAAGGTAACGAGGGCAATTTAATACCGTTTATTTTTTCAAAAGTAAATGAGTATGATGTGGAACTGCTTGATTACACATTGGAAGACAATGATACGGGCTTAGCATTAAATTTAGGTGGCAACGTATATACGATTCAAGGCTCAACAGGTGCTGGCATGTTTGTTGAAACATTAGCTCGTTCTTATTTCGAGAATTTGAAGGATTTACAGCAAATTACGTTTATTTATGAAGGCTCTTATGAATCAATTTTAGATCATATGAAAATTGGTGAACCATATACAAGACAAGATTTTGATTTGTAG
- a CDS encoding ABC transporter ATP-binding protein — MSTSKRLYLYALKFKKPILIGLFLLTLGVAADIASPFIAKYIIDHYMEPGTLKVEPIAILLAIFFLLSVLTAVFRYLMNIYLQRGSNHVIQQLRKDVFGHIQKLPIEYFDNLPAGKVVARVTNDTEAIRNLYVTVLSQFANSFITIAGVYIALFILNWKMALFALLVIPIVYVWMVLYRKYASQYNHVIRTKIADINAMINESINGMTIIQAFRREDQMKIEFDEMNDEHYDYNRKLLILDSATSHNLVNILRLGMFAVFVFYFGTQSMTLPEAVSAGTLYAFVDYITRLFNPVTNLVNQFSQLERSLVAGSRVFELLDQNGEDVSKDRIDRYKGNVVFDHVSFAYKDDEYVLKDINFEAKQGETIALVGHTGSGKSSIMNLLFRFYDPQKGRIIIDGQDITKLPRQAIREHMGIVLQDPYLFTGTIATNVSLNDERISRETIEKALEAVGGDRVLAKFEKGLDEPVIEKGSTLSSGQRQLISFARALAFDPAILILDEATSNIDSETEEIIQHAMDVLKRGRTTFIIAHRLSTIKNADKILVLDRGEIVEYGNHDELVALGGKYELMYRLQSGSLTQH, encoded by the coding sequence ATGAGTACATCGAAACGACTGTATTTATACGCTTTAAAATTTAAAAAACCGATTTTAATCGGATTATTCTTATTAACACTCGGTGTTGCAGCAGATATTGCAAGCCCGTTTATTGCTAAGTATATTATCGACCATTATATGGAGCCAGGAACTCTAAAAGTAGAGCCGATTGCGATTTTACTCGCCATCTTCTTCCTACTATCTGTATTAACAGCGGTGTTCCGTTATTTAATGAATATTTACTTACAACGTGGGTCAAACCATGTTATTCAACAGCTACGTAAAGACGTATTCGGGCATATTCAAAAGCTACCTATCGAATACTTCGATAACTTACCTGCTGGTAAAGTTGTTGCGCGTGTTACCAATGACACCGAGGCGATTCGTAATCTATATGTAACGGTGCTTTCCCAATTTGCGAACAGCTTCATTACCATTGCTGGGGTTTATATCGCATTATTTATTTTAAATTGGAAGATGGCTTTATTTGCGCTACTCGTTATTCCCATCGTTTATGTTTGGATGGTTTTATATCGTAAATACGCATCGCAATACAATCATGTCATTCGTACAAAAATTGCAGATATTAATGCAATGATTAACGAATCGATTAACGGGATGACCATTATTCAAGCGTTCCGTCGAGAAGATCAAATGAAGATCGAATTCGATGAGATGAATGATGAGCATTATGATTACAACCGTAAGCTTCTGATTTTAGATTCAGCAACATCGCATAACTTAGTCAATATTTTACGTTTAGGTATGTTTGCAGTGTTCGTGTTCTACTTTGGTACTCAATCAATGACACTCCCAGAAGCAGTTTCTGCTGGTACGCTGTATGCATTTGTCGATTACATTACACGTTTATTCAACCCAGTTACAAACCTTGTAAATCAGTTCTCGCAGTTAGAACGCTCACTTGTAGCAGGTTCTCGTGTATTTGAACTGTTAGATCAAAATGGTGAAGATGTAAGTAAAGACCGTATCGACCGCTATAAAGGCAATGTCGTGTTTGACCATGTATCCTTCGCTTATAAAGATGATGAATACGTACTTAAAGACATTAACTTTGAAGCAAAACAAGGCGAAACGATTGCACTTGTTGGTCATACAGGTTCAGGGAAAAGTTCAATTATGAATTTACTGTTCCGTTTCTATGATCCACAAAAAGGGCGCATCATTATTGATGGTCAAGATATTACAAAATTACCGCGTCAAGCAATTCGTGAGCATATGGGGATTGTATTGCAAGACCCATACCTTTTCACTGGAACAATCGCAACAAATGTCAGCTTAAACGATGAACGTATTTCACGTGAGACGATTGAAAAGGCATTAGAAGCCGTTGGTGGGGATCGTGTGTTAGCAAAATTTGAAAAAGGCCTAGATGAACCAGTTATTGAAAAAGGTAGTACCCTTTCATCTGGTCAGCGCCAATTAATTTCATTTGCCCGCGCATTAGCATTTGACCCTGCGATTTTAATTTTAGATGAAGCGACATCGAATATTGACTCAGAAACAGAGGAAATTATTCAGCATGCGATGGACGTCTTAAAACGAGGGCGTACAACATTTATCATCGCCCACCGTTTATCAACGATTAAAAACGCAGACAAAATTTTAGTATTAGACCGTGGTGAAATTGTCGAGTACGGCAATCACGATGAGCTTGTTGCACTTGGTGGTAAGTATGAATTGATGTACCGCCTACAATCCGGCTCTCTTACACAGCATTAG
- a CDS encoding TSUP family transporter — protein sequence MGFDLDPHLIIILICFGFLAAFIDSVVGGGGLISLPALLFTGLSPSAAVATNKLASTMGALTSTITFYRSGKLDLKSVAKYFPLTFFSSMIGAYIVHLMDPSLLKPLMLVMLAVVAIYTIFKKDWGSISSVKKLSQNKYILFLFVIAFIGFYDGFLGPGTGSFLIFAFLMVGYDFLKAAGNAKFLNFSSNIGALLMFICLGHINFTYGLIMGASQIVGAIIGSKFAIKRGSGYVRILFILVTVTLLAKNGYDYFFK from the coding sequence ATGGGGTTTGATTTAGACCCTCACCTTATTATTATTTTAATTTGCTTTGGATTTTTAGCTGCTTTTATCGATTCTGTCGTAGGTGGTGGTGGTCTTATTTCTCTTCCAGCGCTTCTATTTACAGGATTGAGCCCATCTGCAGCTGTCGCAACCAATAAGTTGGCGAGTACGATGGGGGCATTAACGAGTACGATTACGTTTTATCGTTCTGGTAAACTCGATCTAAAATCCGTCGCAAAATACTTTCCATTGACCTTCTTCAGTTCAATGATTGGAGCCTATATTGTCCATTTAATGGACCCGAGTTTGTTAAAACCGCTTATGCTTGTTATGCTAGCTGTGGTTGCAATTTATACGATTTTCAAAAAAGATTGGGGCAGTATTTCTTCTGTTAAAAAGCTCTCTCAAAATAAATACATATTGTTTTTATTCGTCATTGCGTTCATTGGCTTTTATGATGGCTTTTTAGGTCCTGGCACAGGTTCCTTTTTAATCTTTGCATTTTTAATGGTTGGCTATGACTTTTTAAAAGCAGCTGGCAATGCGAAGTTTTTAAATTTCTCTAGTAATATTGGCGCCCTTTTAATGTTTATTTGCTTAGGGCATATCAATTTTACATATGGACTCATTATGGGGGCTTCACAAATTGTCGGTGCCATCATCGGTTCTAAATTTGCAATCAAACGTGGGAGCGGCTATGTTCGCATTTTATTCATCCTTGTTACGGTGACTTTACTTGCGAAAAATGGCTATGACTATTTCTTTAAATAA
- a CDS encoding amidohydrolase — translation MKQLWTNGTIYTMENETATVEAVLVENGKIAAVGADEQLRSLADEVMDLQQSAMYPGFVDSHLHIIGHGDKLQRLDLTAVQSAEQLLQVVKDTAQYLQPREWLIGDGWNENQFLDGRIPTNIELDAVCENPVILNRVCHHVVLANSTAIKAGGLTKEEVDPEGGKIGRHKNGALNGLFYDQATKLVTSALPTGGTAYKEALKKSLSLAIDDMLSYGLTGGHTEDMSYYGSYENPLTAFNEVIGTQQNFRVHLLRHHTVFEQMMKDRASYKSPFIEAGAMKIFADGSFGGSTAALLESYASDPQNYGLLIHTNEQMESYIQLARKYEEAIAVHLIGDAAIEQVLTLVEKYPAPKGKRDRFIHCCLVSEDQLARMKKLPIILDLQPAFVPSDFPWVLEKLGTERKGHLYAWKTFIDEGFMCAAGTDAPIEAICPLKNIYAAVERKKVTDTHEGYFPEQKLSRYEAIKMYTVGSAQAICKEHKRGLIKVGYDADFSIFDRDLLNGTIEQMLKAKVLKTVVAGKVVFERK, via the coding sequence ATGAAGCAACTTTGGACAAATGGCACAATTTATACAATGGAAAATGAGACGGCGACAGTGGAAGCTGTACTTGTTGAAAATGGGAAAATCGCCGCAGTAGGCGCAGATGAGCAATTACGCTCCTTAGCAGATGAAGTAATGGATTTACAACAATCGGCGATGTATCCAGGCTTTGTCGATAGTCATCTGCATATAATCGGCCATGGGGATAAGCTACAACGCCTAGACTTAACAGCTGTTCAAAGTGCGGAGCAATTGCTTCAAGTTGTAAAGGACACTGCACAATACTTACAACCAAGGGAATGGTTAATCGGGGATGGCTGGAATGAAAATCAATTTTTAGACGGGCGTATTCCGACAAATATAGAGCTAGATGCCGTTTGTGAAAACCCTGTTATCCTCAATCGTGTTTGTCATCATGTGGTGTTAGCTAATTCAACAGCGATTAAAGCAGGAGGACTTACAAAAGAGGAAGTAGACCCTGAAGGTGGAAAAATAGGCCGGCATAAAAATGGGGCATTGAATGGGTTATTTTATGACCAGGCGACAAAACTTGTAACCTCAGCACTACCAACAGGTGGAACAGCGTACAAGGAAGCATTGAAAAAATCGTTGTCATTAGCAATTGACGATATGTTGAGCTACGGTTTAACGGGTGGACATACGGAGGATATGAGTTATTATGGCTCCTATGAAAATCCATTAACTGCTTTCAATGAAGTAATTGGCACACAGCAAAATTTTCGTGTGCATTTACTGCGCCATCATACGGTGTTTGAACAAATGATGAAGGATCGAGCTTCTTATAAATCACCATTTATAGAAGCGGGTGCAATGAAAATTTTTGCTGACGGTTCTTTCGGTGGTTCAACAGCGGCATTGCTTGAGTCATATGCAAGTGACCCGCAAAACTACGGGCTACTTATTCATACAAATGAACAAATGGAAAGCTATATTCAGCTTGCACGAAAGTATGAAGAAGCCATCGCTGTACATTTAATTGGTGATGCTGCGATTGAACAAGTGCTTACCCTTGTCGAAAAATATCCAGCTCCTAAAGGAAAACGAGATCGTTTCATTCACTGCTGTCTCGTTTCAGAAGACCAATTAGCACGCATGAAAAAATTACCGATTATTTTAGATTTACAGCCTGCTTTTGTACCGTCTGATTTTCCGTGGGTACTTGAAAAACTAGGAACGGAACGTAAAGGACATTTATATGCGTGGAAAACTTTTATCGACGAGGGTTTTATGTGTGCTGCAGGAACAGACGCGCCGATTGAAGCGATTTGCCCGCTAAAAAATATATACGCAGCCGTAGAACGAAAAAAAGTAACAGATACACATGAGGGCTACTTTCCTGAACAGAAATTGTCACGTTATGAAGCAATAAAAATGTATACAGTTGGCAGTGCGCAGGCCATTTGCAAAGAGCATAAGCGCGGCTTGATTAAAGTAGGATACGATGCAGACTTTTCGATTTTTGATCGGGACTTATTGAATGGAACAATCGAACAGATGCTAAAAGCAAAAGTATTGAAAACGGTCGTAGCTGGTAAGGTTGTATTTGAGAGAAAATAA
- a CDS encoding DinB family protein: protein MYRVAEDFVQDWAASSKGALKVMQAIPTDKMDVAIVEGHNSLGWLAWHLVSVAGAFGQFAGLQIPAPGPDMPQPETMEEIAGKYEMVLEAYKKEVATLTREQLEEEVPAFGGSMKRGVLLSKVILHQTHHVGQMTVLLRQAGLNVPPVMGPTQEMK from the coding sequence ATGTATCGAGTAGCAGAAGATTTTGTACAAGACTGGGCAGCGTCATCAAAAGGCGCCCTAAAAGTAATGCAGGCCATTCCAACTGATAAAATGGATGTAGCGATTGTAGAAGGACATAACTCACTAGGCTGGTTAGCTTGGCATTTAGTTAGTGTAGCAGGAGCATTTGGTCAGTTTGCAGGTTTACAAATTCCAGCACCAGGTCCAGACATGCCACAGCCTGAAACAATGGAAGAAATCGCCGGAAAATATGAAATGGTACTAGAAGCTTATAAAAAAGAAGTGGCTACATTAACGAGAGAACAGCTAGAAGAGGAAGTTCCTGCATTTGGTGGTTCAATGAAGCGCGGTGTATTACTAAGCAAGGTTATCCTACACCAAACGCATCACGTTGGTCAGATGACAGTACTATTACGACAAGCAGGTTTAAACGTGCCACCAGTAATGGGTCCAACACAAGAAATGAAATAA
- a CDS encoding MMPL family transporter has protein sequence MSKHPLEKWGQIMGGKNTRWIVASLWIIFAVVFALIFPQINSVENYVGEEIPDTYTSVQAGGIIEEQFSSNSGIPLLITWYKDAGLTEADLTNIQQLYKQLAEDPLDGQQTLPPFHEMPVQALMGAVSENGKAIVTPVFFSPDKNSDVLKENLANIKERTEAQFGENPYETKLDDDGLHARFSGPVGISIDATDLFKSADFQLMVATVLIILIILLVIYRSPILAIIPLVVVGIAYLVVSPLLGAMADHGWIDKDAQAVAIMVVLLFGAGTDYCIFLITRYRDVLLVEENKFTALATAVRESVGAIIMSGLTVVIGLATLALADYGAFQRFAVPFSFGVLVTGFAVVTLLPAVLGILGRAAFWPFVPRTVEAEKVHAEKKNKPYKERKPNHRFMRAVGEFVTSKPWLVIIVAGVILIGLAITSTNIKYNYDLISSFPEDMPSREGFTIIAENFTPGELAPVQLLVDGEGTDLDITKELEALPYVGLVEDMRTGETKKNIQLYEIDLDKDPYSNAAMDDVEQMKEDVKSILAKQNLENNEFWIGGETSAQLDQKVVQLGDEKLIQPVMIIIIFLVLLVYLRAIVTSIQIMITVLISFFSALGAGWLIIHYGLGHEAMASAIPLYSFVFIIALGNDYNIFMISDIWKNRKRGIPHKQAISKGIASTGAVITSAGLILAGTFLVLASLPIRLLVQFGIVTAVGVLLDTFVVRPLLVPALITVFGKWSYWPNKKLK, from the coding sequence ATGTCAAAACATCCATTAGAAAAATGGGGTCAAATTATGGGCGGAAAAAATACACGATGGATTGTTGCATCGTTATGGATTATTTTTGCAGTCGTATTTGCTCTTATTTTCCCACAAATTAACAGTGTAGAAAATTATGTGGGTGAAGAAATCCCTGACACGTATACATCCGTACAAGCAGGGGGAATTATTGAAGAGCAATTCTCTTCAAATAGTGGAATTCCGCTATTAATTACTTGGTATAAAGATGCGGGATTAACAGAAGCAGATTTAACAAACATTCAGCAACTATATAAACAATTAGCAGAGGATCCGTTAGATGGCCAACAAACATTGCCACCATTCCACGAGATGCCTGTTCAAGCGTTAATGGGCGCAGTATCGGAAAATGGGAAAGCCATTGTAACACCAGTGTTTTTCTCACCTGATAAAAATAGTGATGTATTAAAAGAAAACTTAGCTAATATTAAAGAAAGAACAGAAGCACAATTTGGTGAAAATCCGTATGAGACAAAATTAGATGATGACGGCTTACATGCACGTTTCTCTGGTCCAGTAGGGATTTCGATCGATGCGACGGACTTATTCAAATCAGCAGACTTCCAATTAATGGTTGCCACTGTCTTGATTATTTTAATCATTTTATTAGTAATATATCGTTCACCAATTTTAGCAATTATTCCACTAGTTGTAGTCGGAATCGCGTATTTAGTTGTGAGTCCATTACTAGGTGCGATGGCTGACCATGGCTGGATTGATAAGGATGCACAGGCAGTAGCCATAATGGTTGTATTACTGTTTGGAGCAGGGACGGATTATTGTATCTTCTTAATCACACGTTATCGTGATGTATTATTAGTCGAAGAAAACAAATTTACAGCTTTGGCAACAGCCGTACGTGAATCGGTAGGGGCCATTATTATGAGTGGCTTAACGGTCGTAATTGGTTTAGCAACATTAGCTTTAGCAGATTACGGTGCATTCCAACGCTTTGCAGTTCCATTTAGCTTTGGTGTACTTGTAACGGGCTTTGCGGTTGTCACATTACTTCCAGCGGTTCTTGGAATTTTAGGCCGAGCAGCGTTTTGGCCATTTGTTCCTCGTACAGTAGAAGCAGAAAAAGTCCATGCAGAAAAGAAAAACAAACCATATAAAGAGCGTAAGCCAAATCACCGATTCATGCGTGCTGTGGGTGAGTTTGTAACATCGAAACCTTGGTTAGTTATCATTGTTGCTGGTGTGATTTTAATTGGTCTTGCGATTACTTCAACAAATATTAAATACAACTATGATTTAATTTCTTCATTCCCAGAGGATATGCCTTCACGTGAAGGGTTTACAATTATTGCTGAAAACTTTACACCAGGTGAATTAGCACCCGTTCAGCTTTTAGTGGATGGAGAAGGTACAGACCTAGACATCACAAAAGAGTTAGAAGCATTACCATATGTAGGTCTTGTGGAAGACATGCGTACAGGAGAAACAAAGAAAAACATTCAACTTTATGAAATCGATTTAGACAAAGACCCTTATTCAAATGCTGCAATGGATGACGTTGAGCAAATGAAAGAAGATGTAAAATCGATTTTAGCTAAGCAAAACTTAGAAAATAATGAGTTTTGGATCGGCGGCGAAACAAGTGCACAGCTTGACCAAAAAGTAGTTCAATTGGGTGATGAAAAACTAATTCAACCAGTAATGATTATTATTATTTTCCTTGTATTGTTAGTGTACTTACGTGCGATTGTCACATCGATTCAAATCATGATTACCGTATTGATTTCATTCTTCTCAGCATTAGGAGCAGGATGGTTAATTATCCATTACGGTTTAGGTCATGAAGCGATGGCAAGTGCGATACCATTGTATAGTTTCGTATTCATTATCGCACTCGGAAATGACTATAACATTTTCATGATCTCGGATATTTGGAAAAATCGTAAGCGCGGTATTCCGCATAAGCAAGCGATTTCAAAAGGGATTGCCTCAACGGGTGCGGTTATTACATCGGCTGGGTTAATTTTGGCAGGTACGTTCTTAGTATTAGCATCATTACCGATTCGTTTATTAGTACAGTTTGGTATTGTAACAGCAGTAGGGGTATTACTCGATACATTCGTTGTACGCCCATTACTTGTACCGGCGCTCATTACGGTGTTTGGTAAATGGTCATATTGGCCGAATAAGAAATTGAAATAA
- a CDS encoding ABC transporter ATP-binding protein: MFNVFVKLKWFFKQYRKQYTLAITLLILASVIEVLPPWILGEAIDAMTNGEMDSTQLFKYVGFILLAAIFSYALNFYWQYQLFGGAIALDRILRKKLMAQFLKMTPTFYEKNRTGDLMAKATNDLNAVTLTAGFGVMTLIDSTVFMALIILAMGFFISWKLTIFAMLPIPVMAIIIQYLGKIVHERYMTAQGAFGEMNDSVLESIAGTRVIRAYVQENKDEDRFSEMSGDLFEKNMQVAYINGLFMPITKIGTGICYVIALGYGAVLVSNHELTVGQLVSFNVYLGLAIWPMFAIGELINVMQQGSASLDRVQETLDYEADVQNPASPTTYASPNSIGFSEFTFKYPLSQMKNLQQISLNLQKGQTLGIVGKTGAGKTTFIRQLLREYPLGNGQIVINDTDLANMTKEQILDWIGYVPQDHVLFSRTIRENILFGKEQASPADIDEAIRLADFQKDLANLPLGIETLVGEKGVSLSGGQKQRVSIARALIKNPEILILDDSLSAVDAKTESKIIENIQTERAGKTTIISTHRLSGIQHADEIIVLDDGFIVERGTHEELLHLGGWYKEQFDRQQLEEVAE; this comes from the coding sequence ATGTTTAATGTATTTGTAAAATTAAAATGGTTTTTTAAACAGTATCGTAAACAATATACCCTTGCCATTACGTTACTAATTCTTGCCAGTGTGATTGAAGTGTTACCACCATGGATTTTAGGTGAAGCAATTGATGCCATGACAAATGGTGAAATGGACAGTACGCAATTATTTAAGTATGTTGGTTTTATCTTGCTCGCAGCAATCTTCAGTTATGCTTTGAACTTCTATTGGCAATATCAATTATTCGGTGGTGCCATCGCACTTGACCGTATTTTACGAAAAAAATTAATGGCGCAATTTTTAAAAATGACGCCAACATTTTACGAAAAAAATCGTACCGGTGACCTTATGGCAAAAGCCACAAATGACTTAAATGCGGTAACGTTAACGGCCGGCTTCGGGGTTATGACACTTATTGATTCAACCGTGTTCATGGCACTGATTATTTTAGCAATGGGCTTCTTCATTTCATGGAAGCTAACAATTTTTGCGATGTTGCCGATTCCTGTGATGGCCATCATCATACAGTATTTAGGGAAAATTGTGCACGAACGCTATATGACCGCACAAGGAGCTTTCGGAGAAATGAACGATAGCGTCCTAGAATCAATTGCAGGTACACGTGTTATTCGCGCTTACGTGCAAGAAAATAAAGACGAAGACCGTTTTTCTGAAATGAGCGGAGATCTCTTTGAGAAAAACATGCAAGTTGCCTATATTAACGGTTTATTTATGCCAATCACAAAAATCGGTACAGGAATTTGTTATGTCATTGCGCTTGGCTACGGTGCGGTGCTTGTTTCCAACCATGAACTTACTGTTGGTCAGCTTGTGTCGTTTAACGTTTACCTAGGTTTAGCCATTTGGCCGATGTTCGCTATTGGTGAGCTGATTAACGTTATGCAGCAAGGTAGTGCCTCATTAGACCGTGTTCAAGAAACATTAGATTACGAAGCAGACGTTCAAAATCCGGCATCACCAACAACATATGCATCACCAAACTCAATCGGATTTTCAGAATTCACGTTCAAATATCCACTATCTCAAATGAAAAACTTACAGCAAATTTCATTGAATTTGCAAAAAGGGCAAACGCTTGGCATCGTCGGTAAAACAGGTGCTGGGAAGACAACATTCATTCGTCAGTTACTTCGTGAGTATCCACTTGGTAACGGTCAAATTGTCATTAATGACACGGACCTTGCGAACATGACGAAAGAACAAATTTTAGACTGGATTGGCTATGTACCACAAGACCATGTTCTATTTTCTCGTACGATTCGTGAAAATATTTTGTTCGGAAAAGAACAGGCATCGCCCGCTGATATTGATGAAGCAATTCGCCTTGCTGACTTCCAAAAAGATTTAGCGAATTTACCACTGGGCATTGAAACGCTCGTTGGTGAAAAAGGAGTTTCTTTATCAGGTGGACAAAAGCAGCGTGTATCTATTGCACGTGCGCTTATTAAAAATCCAGAAATCTTAATTTTAGATGATTCTTTATCTGCAGTAGATGCGAAAACAGAATCAAAAATTATCGAAAACATTCAAACAGAGCGTGCTGGAAAGACAACAATTATCTCCACACACCGCTTATCTGGTATTCAACATGCAGATGAAATTATCGTACTTGACGATGGCTTCATCGTGGAACGTGGAACACATGAAGAACTCCTTCATTTAGGTGGTTGGTACAAAGAGCAATTTGACCGCCAGCAGCTAGAGGAGGTGGCGGAATGA
- a CDS encoding DUF554 domain-containing protein, whose translation MFGTIVNVILIIVGTLIGTWLKKGIKEEYQSALFNAMGFAALALGANAIVQNMPKSDYPVLFIVSLALGSFIGAALNLDGKFNILVGRFGNSNLSKGLSTAILLFCIGTLSILGPIESALHNNHTYLLTNATLDFVTAMALAATYGIGIMFAAVVLFFWQGGIYLLAQYLEPFLTDALMIEVSIVGGVLIFASGLSILGIKDSKTLNMLPALLIPVAWFVLLLLF comes from the coding sequence ATGTTTGGAACAATTGTTAACGTCATCTTAATTATCGTTGGAACATTAATTGGGACGTGGTTAAAAAAAGGCATTAAAGAGGAATATCAAAGTGCGCTATTCAATGCGATGGGCTTTGCCGCACTTGCACTTGGTGCCAATGCCATCGTGCAAAACATGCCAAAGAGTGATTATCCTGTCTTATTTATCGTGAGCTTAGCACTTGGCAGTTTTATAGGGGCGGCATTAAATTTAGACGGCAAATTTAATATACTAGTCGGCCGCTTTGGCAATTCGAATTTAAGTAAGGGACTTTCAACGGCTATTTTATTATTTTGTATTGGGACGTTATCGATTTTAGGACCGATTGAAAGTGCACTACATAACAATCATACATATTTATTAACGAATGCTACGCTCGATTTTGTGACAGCCATGGCGTTAGCTGCGACATATGGCATTGGCATTATGTTCGCCGCGGTTGTGTTATTTTTCTGGCAAGGCGGCATTTATTTACTAGCGCAGTATTTAGAACCGTTCTTAACCGATGCACTTATGATAGAAGTATCAATCGTTGGCGGAGTGCTTATTTTTGCATCGGGTTTATCGATTTTAGGCATTAAAGATAGCAAAACGCTCAATATGCTACCGGCTCTTCTCATACCAGTCGCATGGTTTGTTCTACTTTTACTATTTTAA